A window of the Dyadobacter pollutisoli genome harbors these coding sequences:
- a CDS encoding efflux transporter outer membrane subunit has protein sequence MRRFKKFVTLLSITFLLLATGCKLAQPVVQHAAVTAPNAFQDETDSIGIASLKWRSLFTDPKLSALIDTALRNNLDLKIAAQRIEMARSGVQFAQGALFPNVGAEISGGGRKFGDYTMDGVGNYDTNFSENLNSDRKLPAPFLPDYFVGLRSSWEIDIWGKLKARKKAAYNRLLATDKARHAIITGLIAQVASEYYRLVALDNELAIIRKNIVLQESAVETIKIQKEGGRANELAVRQFLAQLINTRGLEVETQQKIIAVENGLNMLLGRFPQTISRINLTEQTFPQHISAGIPANMLKRRPDVRQAQLELQAFYSEQQSAQLAFLPSLNITALLGFNSFKSNLLFSPASIAYGAAAGLAAPLINRKALKANQKRAEAESQAALYNYNKTILTGFQEVSTSLKRLENTRKILGLKANEVEVLQQGVSISKDLFLTGYASYLEVILAQRNVLDAELTLTEVTRNQFLALIELYRALGGGWEQDL, from the coding sequence ATGAGACGTTTTAAAAAATTTGTAACCCTGCTTTCTATCACCTTTTTGTTGCTGGCTACCGGCTGCAAGCTTGCGCAGCCGGTAGTGCAACATGCTGCTGTGACGGCACCGAACGCATTTCAGGACGAAACTGATTCTATTGGCATAGCAAGCCTGAAATGGAGGTCTCTGTTTACCGATCCCAAACTGAGCGCGTTAATCGACACTGCATTACGAAACAACCTTGATTTGAAAATTGCCGCCCAAAGAATCGAGATGGCCCGTTCCGGAGTTCAATTCGCGCAAGGTGCATTATTCCCCAATGTTGGTGCCGAAATATCGGGTGGTGGTAGAAAATTCGGTGACTATACCATGGACGGGGTCGGCAATTATGATACGAATTTCTCTGAAAACCTCAACAGTGACCGCAAGCTCCCGGCTCCATTCCTACCCGATTATTTCGTCGGCCTGAGGAGTTCGTGGGAAATTGATATTTGGGGAAAATTGAAAGCAAGGAAAAAAGCCGCGTACAACCGTTTATTGGCTACCGATAAGGCAAGACATGCTATCATTACGGGGCTAATTGCGCAGGTTGCCAGCGAATATTACCGGTTAGTGGCATTAGACAATGAGCTGGCGATCATCCGAAAAAATATCGTATTACAAGAATCGGCAGTTGAAACGATTAAGATACAAAAAGAAGGAGGGCGTGCAAATGAACTGGCAGTCCGTCAGTTTCTCGCGCAGCTGATCAATACCCGCGGCCTGGAAGTTGAAACACAACAAAAAATCATCGCTGTTGAGAACGGATTGAACATGCTGCTGGGCCGCTTCCCACAGACTATTTCCAGGATTAATCTCACTGAGCAGACCTTTCCACAGCACATTAGTGCGGGAATACCTGCCAATATGCTGAAACGGAGGCCGGATGTTCGGCAGGCACAGCTGGAATTACAGGCCTTTTATTCCGAGCAGCAGTCGGCACAGCTGGCATTTCTACCTTCCTTGAACATCACCGCATTGCTTGGCTTTAATTCATTCAAAAGTAATCTGCTGTTTTCGCCAGCCTCCATTGCCTATGGCGCCGCAGCTGGCCTTGCCGCCCCGCTGATCAACAGAAAAGCTTTGAAAGCAAACCAGAAAAGAGCTGAGGCGGAAAGCCAGGCGGCACTCTACAATTATAATAAAACCATTTTAACGGGATTTCAAGAAGTGAGCACCAGTCTGAAAAGGCTGGAAAACACCCGGAAAATCCTGGGACTCAAAGCAAATGAAGTGGAAGTGTTGCAACAGGGGGTTTCCATTTCAAAGGACCTTTTCCTGACCGGTTATGCGTCCTATCTGGAAGTGATCCTTGCTCAGCGCAATGTTTTGGATGCCGAGCTTACCCTTACCGAAGTGACGAGAAATCAATTCCTTGCCCTCATTGAGCTGTACCGTGCTCTTGGCGGAGGCTGGGAGCAGGATCTGTAA
- a CDS encoding bifunctional alpha,alpha-trehalose-phosphate synthase (UDP-forming)/trehalose-phosphatase: MIQEQKENPRRLIIVAYRLPFKIINENGQSEFQQNSGGLVSAVLSLVGNQKDAFFDEDQKIQWIGSSQNSREELDGHNLANETFEAHPVFIPDQIHENYYEGFCNNLIWPLCHYFPSLARFNDAYFYAYQTANELFFAKLAQVIMPGDVVWVQDYQLMLLPAMIRAKFPENQVGFFFHIPFPSYELFRLLPVKWRKALMDGILGADVVGFHTNDYVEYFLKAAKLVTGYGNRLHYINTGSRIVKVDSFPISIDFQKFNADYDNPAVVLTRVQAKLSLSEKIIFSVDRLDYSKGIRHRLLGFTRFLEQYPYWHGKVTLVMVVVPSRDTIEHYQNMKMEIDQTVGRINSDYGNIGWQPVIYQYRSMPYTELVGMYTASDVALITPIRDGMNLVCKEFVASRKDCQGVLILSEMAGAAAELGEALIINPLDVQDISDAILNGFQMPLEEQTKRMAAMRERIKDYDVFAWTNDFFTQMNMLELEHERLRQVFLTNEGINAVRVAYQNSSNRILFFDYDGTLAPIVPDPANAVLSQELKALILDIAMHNTVVIISGRDRHFLEQNFGDLPVYIIAEHGALSKTKGSSQWTLNENYEENWKESIQPILDMYAKRCPGAFVEEKETSLAWHYRMADDADYADRRARELLWQLKNYIQPELHLQVIDGNKVVEVKKTAFNKGTAAKGIVESADYDFILAIGDDTTDEDMFEALPETSFTIKIGDELSAARNHIKSQEEVFDFLTFVTTRMAE, encoded by the coding sequence ATGATTCAAGAACAAAAAGAGAATCCAAGAAGATTAATTATTGTTGCCTACCGGTTGCCATTTAAGATCATTAATGAAAATGGTCAAAGCGAATTTCAGCAAAATTCCGGAGGTCTGGTTTCCGCTGTGCTCTCGCTGGTAGGTAACCAGAAAGACGCTTTTTTTGACGAAGACCAGAAAATACAGTGGATCGGCTCTTCACAGAATTCCCGGGAAGAACTTGACGGACATAACCTTGCAAACGAAACTTTTGAGGCCCATCCGGTTTTTATCCCCGACCAGATCCATGAAAATTACTACGAGGGCTTTTGTAACAATCTCATCTGGCCGCTCTGTCACTATTTTCCATCCCTGGCCAGATTTAACGACGCATATTTTTATGCATATCAGACGGCCAATGAGCTTTTTTTTGCCAAACTGGCGCAAGTGATAATGCCCGGAGACGTGGTTTGGGTGCAGGATTACCAACTTATGCTCTTACCGGCGATGATCCGGGCAAAATTCCCTGAAAACCAGGTTGGCTTCTTTTTCCATATTCCCTTTCCATCATACGAGTTATTCCGGTTACTTCCTGTAAAGTGGCGTAAAGCACTCATGGATGGGATACTGGGCGCGGACGTGGTCGGGTTTCATACCAATGATTATGTAGAGTATTTCCTTAAAGCTGCCAAACTAGTAACAGGATACGGGAACAGGCTCCACTATATCAATACAGGAAGCAGGATTGTCAAAGTGGACTCCTTCCCGATCAGCATCGATTTTCAAAAGTTCAATGCGGATTACGATAATCCGGCCGTTGTCCTGACCAGGGTACAAGCGAAGCTTTCATTGAGCGAGAAAATCATATTTTCGGTCGATCGCCTTGATTATTCGAAGGGCATCCGCCACCGGTTGCTTGGCTTTACCCGCTTTTTAGAGCAATATCCGTACTGGCACGGAAAAGTAACGCTGGTGATGGTGGTAGTACCCTCCCGGGATACGATTGAGCACTACCAGAACATGAAAATGGAAATCGACCAGACTGTTGGCCGAATCAATTCAGATTATGGCAATATTGGCTGGCAGCCGGTCATCTATCAATATCGTTCCATGCCCTACACCGAACTGGTCGGTATGTACACAGCCAGTGACGTGGCACTGATTACCCCTATCCGCGATGGAATGAACCTGGTATGCAAGGAATTTGTCGCAAGTCGCAAAGATTGTCAAGGTGTGCTGATCCTGAGTGAAATGGCGGGTGCGGCAGCAGAACTCGGTGAGGCGCTGATCATCAACCCACTCGACGTTCAGGATATCTCAGACGCAATCCTGAACGGCTTCCAAATGCCCTTAGAAGAACAAACGAAACGAATGGCAGCGATGCGCGAGCGTATTAAAGACTATGATGTATTTGCCTGGACTAATGATTTTTTTACACAAATGAATATGCTGGAACTAGAACACGAAAGATTAAGACAGGTTTTCCTGACAAACGAGGGCATTAATGCCGTAAGGGTTGCATATCAGAATAGCAGCAATAGGATTCTATTTTTCGACTATGACGGTACGCTGGCGCCCATTGTACCCGATCCGGCCAATGCAGTACTTTCCCAAGAACTAAAAGCGCTGATCCTGGATATTGCCATGCACAACACGGTCGTCATTATCAGCGGTAGGGACCGCCATTTCCTGGAACAGAATTTTGGCGACCTGCCGGTCTATATCATCGCCGAGCATGGCGCATTGTCCAAAACAAAAGGAAGCAGCCAATGGACGCTCAACGAAAATTATGAAGAAAACTGGAAGGAAAGCATCCAGCCCATTCTCGATATGTATGCCAAAAGATGTCCCGGTGCCTTCGTGGAGGAAAAGGAAACGTCGCTTGCCTGGCACTATCGTATGGCCGATGATGCTGATTACGCGGACCGGCGGGCGCGCGAATTATTATGGCAGCTCAAAAACTATATCCAGCCTGAGCTGCATCTTCAGGTCATTGACGGCAACAAAGTAGTAGAAGTAAAGAAAACCGCTTTTAATAAAGGGACCGCGGCAAAAGGTATCGTGGAAAGTGCTGATTATGATTTCATACTGGCTATCGGGGATGATACGACCGACGAAGATATGTTTGAGGCCTTGCCTGAAACTTCGTTTACAATCAAGATCGGGGACGAGCTTTCGGCTGCCAGAAATCATATCAAAAGTCAGGAAGAGGTTTTTGACTTTCTAACCTTTGTGACTACACGGATGGCAGAATAA
- a CDS encoding APC family permease codes for MQHQKKLNELAATAICGNDITSSCLYVSSLTIIYAGQYAWLALLMVALVLFLFRKIYGEVVGALPLNGGAYNVLLNTTSKSNASIAACLTILSYMATAVISASEAMHYLHGILPSVPVLLATGSLITVFLFLVMSGISESSIVAIIIFILHIFAMVTLIASAIWYVTEHGLDVASMNFKMPAHGSFATALFLGFSTAMLGISGFESSANFVEEQEIGVFRKTLRNMWVAVSVINPMMALAAVAVLPLPDVAVNQEALLSYMGGITAGPWLRTFISIDAVLVLSGALLTSYVGVNGLIKRMTLDRILPQFLLKENSKGSSPRILILFYLLCLSVLLITRGQLGPLAGVYTISFLLVMIYFGFGNFLLKIKRSRLPRPERASIPTVALAILAVMVALYGNVTLHADYLIVFLQYFLPAIIVISLLLNRNELLQYMLVFVDSFFTSIRRMAALTKWHLTRALKRLTEQEFVYFTKGDDISILNKVMIYVQENEITKKLKIVTVLRDGGHVSEDFLRDLDVLDRAYPEIKIEYIQVHGVFGPEIINQLSKEWNIPINFMFISSPSDRFSHRVSDLGGVRLII; via the coding sequence ATGCAGCACCAAAAGAAGTTAAATGAGCTGGCCGCAACGGCAATTTGCGGAAATGACATTACCTCTTCTTGCCTGTATGTCTCCTCCCTGACTATCATTTATGCAGGACAGTACGCGTGGCTCGCTTTGCTGATGGTCGCCCTGGTCTTGTTTTTGTTTAGAAAAATATATGGCGAAGTCGTTGGTGCTTTGCCACTGAATGGTGGAGCTTACAATGTCCTTCTGAATACAACCAGCAAAAGCAATGCTTCCATCGCTGCCTGCCTGACCATACTGTCTTACATGGCTACGGCGGTCATTTCTGCAAGTGAGGCAATGCATTATCTGCACGGCATCCTGCCGTCGGTCCCAGTGCTACTCGCGACGGGCTCACTGATTACGGTCTTTCTTTTTCTGGTTATGTCCGGAATCAGCGAATCGTCCATTGTAGCCATTATTATCTTCATACTGCATATTTTCGCTATGGTTACCCTCATTGCCAGCGCCATATGGTACGTCACTGAACATGGACTGGATGTAGCTTCCATGAATTTCAAAATGCCTGCGCACGGAAGTTTTGCCACCGCACTCTTCCTGGGGTTCAGCACGGCGATGCTCGGCATATCAGGCTTCGAAAGCTCTGCTAATTTCGTTGAAGAACAGGAAATAGGAGTCTTTCGAAAAACACTTCGAAACATGTGGGTCGCTGTGTCGGTCATCAATCCAATGATGGCCCTGGCTGCGGTGGCCGTATTGCCTCTACCCGATGTCGCCGTGAATCAAGAAGCATTACTATCCTATATGGGCGGTATTACCGCCGGCCCCTGGCTTAGGACATTTATATCAATTGACGCTGTGTTGGTATTGAGCGGCGCACTGCTGACGTCTTATGTGGGTGTAAACGGGTTGATTAAGAGAATGACCCTGGACAGGATATTACCTCAATTTCTTCTGAAAGAAAATTCAAAGGGAAGCTCCCCCAGGATACTGATTCTGTTTTACCTTCTATGCCTGTCAGTTTTACTTATCACCAGGGGTCAGCTCGGTCCTTTGGCTGGCGTTTACACCATATCGTTTTTGCTGGTGATGATCTATTTTGGTTTCGGAAACTTCTTGCTTAAAATCAAGAGAAGCCGCCTACCAAGACCGGAACGGGCTTCAATTCCAACGGTTGCGCTGGCAATTCTAGCTGTTATGGTTGCTCTTTACGGAAATGTAACGCTTCATGCAGATTACCTCATCGTATTTTTACAGTACTTCTTACCGGCCATCATTGTGATTTCCTTGTTACTCAACAGAAACGAGTTGCTGCAATACATGCTGGTATTCGTCGACAGTTTTTTTACATCGATAAGGAGAATGGCGGCCTTAACCAAATGGCATTTGACCCGAGCGTTAAAAAGACTCACTGAACAGGAATTCGTCTATTTCACAAAGGGTGATGATATTTCCATTCTCAACAAGGTGATGATCTATGTGCAGGAAAATGAAATCACTAAAAAACTAAAAATCGTGACGGTCCTGAGGGATGGCGGCCATGTTTCAGAAGATTTTTTAAGGGACCTGGATGTCCTAGACCGTGCCTATCCGGAAATCAAGATTGAATATATCCAGGTACATGGCGTATTCGGACCCGAGATAATCAATCAGCTCAGCAAGGAGTGGAATATCCCTATCAACTTTATGTTCATCAGCTCGCCCAGTGACAGGTTTTCCCATAGGGTTTCAGATCTGGGCGGGGTAAGGCTCATCATTTAG
- a CDS encoding alanine/glycine:cation symporter family protein: MEQIVNSVNSVIWSNALIALCLGTGIYFSVVTRFLQVRYLKDMVSLLFGNKGSEKGVSSFQAFAIAISGRVGTGNIAGVATAIAMGGPGAVFWMWAIAFLGAASAYVEATLGQIYKQVKDGQYRGGPAFYIEMGLGVKWYATLFAVATIASTALFLPGVQSNSIAISAKSAFDIPVEITGAVITALLGLIIFGGVRRIGKVAELVVPFMAGAYILMALVIIAINITQVPAVFGLIIRSAFDMEPAFAGIFGMAVSWGVKRGIYSNEAGQGTAPHAAAAAEASHPAKQGLVQAFSVYVDTLFVCTATALMILFTGKFNVVNPNGGFLVENVKGMAIGSAYTQQAINAHFPALGSGFISIALLFFAFTTIMAYYYIAETNLSYLMKKVDSKILLWALRALIMAATFYGSVKTAELAWTIGDIGVGLMAWLNIVAILLLRKPALDALKDYGQQKKQGKDPVYQAARLGVKNAPEWD; encoded by the coding sequence ATGGAGCAGATCGTTAATTCAGTTAATAGTGTCATATGGAGTAATGCGCTCATTGCGCTCTGCCTTGGAACGGGCATTTATTTTTCAGTAGTTACTCGCTTTTTACAAGTCAGGTATTTGAAGGATATGGTTAGCCTGCTATTCGGTAACAAGGGCTCGGAAAAAGGTGTATCATCATTCCAGGCCTTTGCGATTGCGATCTCGGGCAGGGTAGGTACGGGTAATATAGCTGGTGTCGCAACCGCGATTGCCATGGGGGGGCCTGGCGCGGTTTTCTGGATGTGGGCCATTGCATTTTTAGGTGCAGCATCGGCTTACGTTGAAGCGACGCTGGGGCAGATATACAAGCAGGTGAAGGATGGGCAATACCGGGGCGGCCCAGCCTTCTACATTGAGATGGGGTTGGGTGTAAAGTGGTATGCGACCTTATTTGCTGTTGCCACCATAGCGAGCACTGCCCTGTTTTTACCCGGCGTGCAGAGCAATAGCATTGCCATCAGTGCAAAAAGTGCATTTGATATTCCGGTTGAAATCACTGGCGCAGTAATAACAGCCTTGCTCGGACTCATCATTTTTGGGGGTGTCAGGCGCATCGGTAAAGTCGCCGAACTGGTAGTGCCGTTTATGGCAGGGGCATATATTCTGATGGCTCTGGTCATCATTGCCATCAACATCACACAAGTTCCTGCTGTTTTTGGCCTGATCATCCGCTCCGCGTTTGATATGGAACCGGCATTTGCCGGAATTTTTGGGATGGCAGTGTCATGGGGCGTAAAACGGGGCATTTATTCCAACGAAGCTGGACAGGGAACAGCCCCGCATGCGGCGGCGGCGGCGGAAGCAAGCCATCCGGCCAAGCAGGGACTTGTACAGGCATTTTCGGTGTATGTCGATACTTTATTTGTCTGCACGGCTACCGCGTTAATGATCTTATTTACAGGCAAATTCAATGTAGTCAACCCGAATGGCGGGTTCCTTGTAGAGAATGTGAAAGGCATGGCAATTGGGTCGGCCTATACGCAGCAAGCGATTAACGCACATTTTCCCGCGCTGGGAAGTGGATTTATCTCGATAGCCTTACTTTTCTTTGCATTTACAACGATTATGGCCTATTACTACATAGCAGAAACCAATCTGAGCTATCTGATGAAAAAAGTGGACAGCAAGATATTGCTCTGGGCTCTACGTGCATTGATCATGGCAGCTACTTTTTACGGGTCAGTAAAGACTGCCGAGCTTGCGTGGACGATTGGTGACATCGGCGTTGGTCTGATGGCCTGGTTGAACATCGTTGCGATCTTACTTCTGAGAAAACCTGCCCTGGATGCTTTAAAAGATTATGGGCAGCAGAAAAAACAGGGGAAAGACCCGGTTTACCAAGCCGCGAGGCTTGGGGTAAAAAATGCTCCGGAATGGGATTAA
- a CDS encoding spondin domain-containing protein, with protein sequence MIKSLLRLSITVLVFSACTKDHDPQPTAKTITIENVLESRPLVQSGTFQGTGTPPVILPGQSVSFSFSAAKNQRLTFATMYGWSNDLFFAPENPGIRLYGDDGTPVTGEVSAQIKLWDNGSRINAAPGAALSHPGAAESVPKNIKEVTGTDDYGHNFLPAAQLMNVSLKYDGNSRFTVTIKNESGGTANETPFSPGVWAISYTAGTDFLLPEPIYSSGKATNEALTRIAEAGDNVAMSTTLTSQTGIFTPLSPILVVVYSGSENPFYKPGENDRGEGLKELAQKGNADILAAALKVKSGVKNVYVLKEPTSTVLLPKIGGNAGGKVSQQLTLAAGDRIALATMYGFSNDWFFATGGNDIDANTSGDFSGSLALYDDGTAIDQFPGAGITQFNLAGTPLTESKPIAPVPNPNPFTTLPAIGSIIKVTLQ encoded by the coding sequence ATGATCAAATCATTGCTGAGGCTTTCCATTACAGTTCTAGTTTTCTCTGCCTGCACCAAAGATCACGACCCGCAACCGACAGCCAAAACAATCACGATCGAAAATGTGCTCGAAAGCAGGCCACTGGTCCAGTCGGGTACGTTCCAGGGGACAGGGACCCCGCCTGTGATCTTACCCGGGCAGTCGGTATCGTTCTCTTTCTCAGCCGCGAAGAACCAGCGGCTTACTTTCGCAACCATGTATGGATGGAGTAATGACCTGTTTTTTGCACCAGAAAACCCAGGCATCAGGCTTTATGGGGATGACGGTACGCCTGTTACCGGTGAAGTGTCGGCCCAGATTAAATTGTGGGACAACGGCAGCCGTATAAACGCCGCTCCCGGCGCTGCGTTGAGCCATCCGGGAGCGGCCGAGTCCGTTCCAAAAAATATCAAGGAAGTAACAGGGACCGACGATTATGGGCACAATTTCCTTCCTGCCGCGCAGCTGATGAACGTTTCACTGAAATACGACGGCAATTCGAGGTTCACCGTGACGATCAAAAACGAGTCGGGCGGTACGGCCAATGAAACCCCGTTCAGTCCGGGGGTGTGGGCGATCTCCTACACCGCCGGCACCGACTTTCTTCTGCCTGAGCCGATCTATTCCAGCGGCAAGGCCACAAACGAAGCGCTGACCCGCATCGCGGAAGCAGGGGACAATGTGGCAATGAGCACGACGCTGACCTCGCAGACAGGCATCTTCACACCACTCTCGCCGATCCTGGTGGTGGTCTACAGTGGCAGTGAAAATCCATTTTACAAGCCAGGTGAAAATGACCGCGGCGAGGGATTGAAGGAGCTGGCCCAGAAAGGTAATGCCGATATATTGGCCGCTGCATTGAAAGTCAAAAGCGGGGTCAAGAATGTGTACGTATTGAAAGAACCCACCAGTACCGTGCTCCTTCCCAAAATCGGCGGCAATGCGGGCGGCAAGGTGTCGCAGCAGTTGACACTGGCAGCGGGCGACCGCATTGCACTGGCGACGATGTACGGCTTTTCGAACGACTGGTTCTTTGCGACCGGCGGCAATGATATCGATGCCAATACAAGCGGTGACTTCTCCGGCTCGCTGGCACTCTACGACGATGGAACGGCTATTGATCAGTTCCCGGGAGCGGGCATCACCCAATTCAATCTGGCGGGAACACCCCTGACGGAGAGCAAACCCATTGCTCCGGTTCCAAATCCTAATCCATTCACCACCTTACCCGCTATCGGCAGTATCATCAAGGTGACACTTCAATAG
- a CDS encoding response regulator transcription factor translates to MDSKNVLIIEDDSTITELLTIHLSDLGCKISAEKNGQNGLSRALEDTFELIILDVMLPGLNGMEVCRKIRQSDRQTPILMLTARSEEIDKVMGLETGADDYLTKPFSVREFIARVRVIFRRNEEKARFSSPQSAQIAIAGLEIDIDKRKVSLLGERIELSPREFELIVLLASNPGRSYSRKQLLSLVWGYDFEGYEHTVNTHINRLRGKIETDASNPTFILTTWGIGYRFNEEL, encoded by the coding sequence ATGGATTCAAAAAATGTATTGATCATAGAGGACGACAGCACCATCACTGAGCTGCTGACCATTCATCTGTCCGATTTGGGCTGCAAGATCAGCGCCGAAAAAAACGGACAGAATGGTCTTTCCAGGGCTTTGGAAGATACTTTCGAACTAATTATCCTTGATGTCATGCTTCCCGGCCTGAATGGAATGGAGGTGTGCCGGAAGATCAGGCAGAGCGACCGGCAGACACCGATCCTGATGCTGACGGCTCGGTCGGAGGAAATAGATAAGGTAATGGGGCTGGAAACCGGCGCTGACGACTACCTCACCAAACCTTTTAGTGTAAGGGAATTCATAGCGCGTGTGCGCGTGATCTTCCGGCGCAATGAGGAGAAAGCCAGGTTTAGCTCTCCGCAGTCGGCACAGATTGCCATCGCCGGTCTGGAAATAGATATCGACAAACGTAAGGTATCGCTGCTGGGTGAGCGCATTGAACTTTCGCCCAGGGAATTTGAGCTGATCGTGCTGCTGGCCTCCAATCCGGGCCGGAGTTACAGCCGCAAACAACTGCTCAGCCTTGTGTGGGGATATGATTTTGAAGGATATGAACACACCGTCAACACACATATTAACCGGCTGAGAGGAAAAATAGAAACCGACGCGTCGAACCCGACTTTTATACTTACTACCTGGGGCATTGGCTACCGTTTCAACGAGGAATTGTGA
- a CDS encoding HAMP domain-containing sensor histidine kinase encodes MSVKTIRGNLLFWKISAVFAGLLLVLAIVFVLIGSRFSKTYYMAAHQQLYGDIAGHLATFTQPIKNGRPDTTVTHDIIHSTMVANPSVEVYLLDTLGNITDYVVPQATVQMKSVDMDKVQEWLAVDDNARPLGDNPKHPGEASIFSAAPVFENGKLAGYVYAVLASEKQQEILSSLNGDLNLRLAAYIFFAALLGAFVVGVVTFFLITDSICSIAGVVKRFKEGDYSARIRGYARGNLGVLTSTFNEMADVIVENFEKITATDRFRQELISNVSHDLRTPLSIMQGYAETLVIKRETLSPAETERYLSIVLDGTKKLSVLVEQLFQYSKLESNVVEPQKELFPIGELVSDILSAYQLKAEQRNICLKLDAPAVLSAVFADIGLTERIFQNLLDNAFKFTPNGGQISITLSEASDGVRIRVEDTGVGIAKEYQEQIFERYKQADLRAASAKGAGLGLAIVRKILELHQSSIRVFSEHGKGAAFEFVLSSR; translated from the coding sequence ATGTCTGTAAAAACCATCCGTGGTAACCTGCTGTTCTGGAAGATCAGCGCCGTTTTCGCCGGTCTGCTTCTGGTACTAGCCATTGTGTTTGTACTGATCGGCTCGCGATTTTCCAAAACGTACTATATGGCTGCGCACCAACAGCTTTATGGTGATATTGCCGGCCACCTGGCCACTTTTACACAACCGATCAAAAACGGTCGCCCGGATACAACCGTCACCCACGACATTATCCATTCCACTATGGTGGCCAACCCGAGCGTGGAAGTGTATCTGCTTGACACACTAGGAAATATCACCGACTACGTAGTGCCCCAAGCGACTGTTCAAATGAAAAGCGTTGATATGGACAAAGTACAGGAGTGGCTGGCTGTCGACGATAACGCCCGGCCACTGGGCGACAACCCCAAGCATCCGGGCGAGGCTAGTATTTTTTCAGCCGCCCCGGTCTTCGAAAACGGGAAGCTCGCAGGTTATGTCTATGCCGTTCTTGCTAGCGAAAAGCAGCAGGAAATCCTCAGCTCGCTCAATGGCGACCTGAATCTCCGCCTGGCTGCCTATATCTTCTTCGCCGCCTTGCTCGGCGCGTTTGTCGTCGGTGTAGTGACTTTTTTTCTAATCACCGACAGTATTTGCAGTATTGCAGGTGTGGTAAAGCGATTTAAGGAGGGTGATTATTCGGCACGGATACGCGGATATGCGAGAGGAAACCTGGGTGTTTTAACTTCCACATTTAATGAAATGGCGGATGTTATTGTCGAGAATTTTGAGAAAATCACTGCCACCGACCGTTTTCGACAGGAACTGATCTCCAACGTATCCCACGACCTTCGGACCCCCCTTTCGATCATGCAGGGTTATGCCGAAACGCTGGTCATCAAGCGTGAAACACTCTCGCCCGCGGAAACCGAACGTTACCTTTCCATTGTCCTGGACGGCACTAAAAAGCTCTCGGTACTGGTCGAGCAGCTGTTTCAATATTCAAAACTGGAATCAAATGTAGTTGAACCTCAAAAGGAGCTTTTCCCGATCGGAGAACTGGTTTCCGACATTCTCAGCGCATATCAGCTGAAGGCTGAGCAACGAAATATTTGTTTGAAACTTGACGCGCCTGCCGTTCTGTCTGCCGTTTTTGCAGATATTGGCCTGACCGAGCGGATCTTTCAAAACCTGCTCGACAATGCATTCAAATTCACACCGAACGGAGGGCAGATTTCGATAACCTTGTCGGAGGCAAGTGATGGTGTCAGAATTAGAGTGGAAGATACCGGAGTAGGCATTGCCAAAGAGTACCAGGAGCAGATATTTGAGCGCTACAAACAGGCCGACCTGCGAGCAGCTTCGGCGAAAGGGGCCGGGCTGGGTTTGGCGATCGTAAGAAAAATACTGGAATTACACCAAAGTTCGATCCGGGTTTTCAGCGAGCATGGAAAAGGTGCTGCATTTGAATTTGTATTGTCCTCGCGATAA